Proteins encoded together in one Telopea speciosissima isolate NSW1024214 ecotype Mountain lineage chromosome 4, Tspe_v1, whole genome shotgun sequence window:
- the LOC122659339 gene encoding uncharacterized protein LOC122659339 has translation MHEVPNPTANTTPVIPPFGQAANEVAVAQVNQDPPPPPPATLPVRNVIPEWVDASKLSERFQKHHPPTFYKLIHDSMFLVTWIRDLERIFEVLPCSDLEKIRCATFQFRGDVDVWWHSSKDHFWVKYPNATWAQFKATFLENYFPRDFQEKKEIEFMNLSQGSKSVLDYQQLCEEYFYFSPTHFKTEDVKARRFERGLRTSLSTSVVLHKYSTYAEVVEAAKLIED, from the coding sequence ATGCACGAAGTCCCAAATCCCACGGCTAATACCACTCCAGTCATTCCTCCTTTTGGGCAGGCTGCGAATGAAGTCGCTGTAGCGCAGGTGAACCAAgatccacctccccctcctccggCTACCCTACCGGTCAGAAATGTGATACCGGAATGGGTTGATGCCTCCAAACTTTCTGAGAGGTTTCAAAAGCATCATCCTCCTACTTTTTACAAGTTGATCCATGACTCTATGTTCCTGGTTACTTGGATACGGGATCTCGAGAGAATCTTTGAGGTGCTACCGTGCAGTGATCTCGAGAAGATCCGATGTGCTACTTTTCAATTCCGGGGTGACGTTGATGTATGGTGGCATTCCTCAAAGGATCATTTCTGGGTCAAATATCCCAATGCtacttgggctcaatttaagGCAACTTTTCTTGAGAACTACTTTCCAAGGGATTTtcaggaaaagaaggaaattgaattcatgaacCTCAGTCAGGGATCCAAGTCGGTCCTTGATTATCAACAACTCTGTGAGGagtatttctatttttctccaaCTCACTTTAAGACTGAGGATGTGAAGGCAAGAAGGTTTGAAAGAGGGCTTAGAACCAGCTTGAGTACTTCGGTGGTGTTACACAAGTACTCCACCTATGCAGAAGTGGTTGAAGCAGCCAAGCTGATAGAAGACTAG
- the LOC122659340 gene encoding uncharacterized protein LOC122659340 translates to MGSMMMQQDQKSGEEHAVYYLSKKLLEYETRYTPLEKTCTALVWETKRLRHYIIAHQIQLISRMDPIKYFFEKPALTGMMVKWLLLLSEFDITYVNQKSIKGRAISDYLAGYPTRVDSQLLEDSFSDEYLTYVEDEDCEDWWQLYFDGIANQRRYGARMLLITLDDLYLPSAFRLEFPCTNNIAEYEACAIGLKAAMAIEIKKLRVYGDSSIIICQTQGKWKTKDAKLKPYQEHLEKLIKSFDEINFEYLLRDNNSFANALATLASMVECTPNTHVCPIW, encoded by the coding sequence ATGGGATCCATGATGATGCAACAAGATCAAAAGAGTGGGGAAGAACACGCGGTTTATTACTTAAGCAAGAAACTGTTGGAGTATGAAACTCGTTATACCCCATTGGAAAAGACATGCACTGCTTTAGTTTGGGAGACCAAGAGGCTGAGACATTACATTATCGCACATCAAATCCAgctcatctcaaggatggatccGATTAAATATTTCTTTGAGAAGCCAGCATTGACAGGAATGATGGTCAAATGGTTGTTGCTATtgtcagaatttgacataacatatgtcaaccagAAATCCATAAAAGGACGAGCAATCTCGGACTATCTAGCTGGATACCCAACCAGGGTGGATTCACAGCTGCTAGAAGACTCATTCTCAGATGAGTATTTGACATATGTGGAGGACGAAGACTGTGAAGActggtggcaattgtacttCGATGGTATAGCCAATCAGAGAAGATATGGGGCCAGAATGTTGTTAATAACCCTAGATGATCTCTATCTACCGTCTGCATTCCGGCTAGAATTCCCTTGCACCAACAACATTGCAGAGTATGAAGCATGTGCAATCGGTCTCAAAGCCGCCATGGCAATAGAGATCAAGAAGCTGAGAGTCTATGGAGATTCGTCGATCATAATTTGTCAAACCCAAGGGAAGTGGAAGACAAAGGATGCGAAGCTAAAACCTTACCAAGAACATTTAGAGAAGTTGATCAAGAGCTTCGATGAAATCAACTTTGAATATTTGCTGAGGGATAATAACAGCTTCGCCAACGCCCTGGCTACTTTGGcttcaatggttgaatgcaCTCCAAATACTCATGTTTGCCCAATTTGGTAG